In Mixta intestinalis, the following are encoded in one genomic region:
- the fetB gene encoding iron efflux ABC transporter permease subunit FetB yields the protein MNHPAIDNSSLALAFMLVLVALLVSQKEKLGLHKDILWSVLRAVVQLTVVGYVLHYLFDFNNRWLTLLMVLFICVNAALNARKRSKRIGNAFWISLIAIGSGAGLTLTILVLSGAIAFVPMQVIPVSGMIAGNAMVAVGLCYTQLNQRFADNRQKIEEMLSLGASVKLASSALVRDSIRASMIPTVDAAKTVGLVSLPGMMSGLIFAGIDPMQAIKYQIMVTFMLLGTAAFSTIIAASLGYRRFYNARAQLRD from the coding sequence ATGAATCATCCCGCTATTGATAACAGTTCGCTGGCGCTTGCCTTTATGCTGGTACTGGTGGCGTTACTGGTCAGCCAGAAAGAAAAGCTGGGGCTACATAAAGACATTTTATGGAGCGTGTTGCGTGCTGTGGTGCAACTCACTGTTGTCGGCTACGTGCTGCACTACCTGTTTGATTTCAACAATCGCTGGCTAACGTTGTTGATGGTACTGTTTATCTGCGTGAATGCGGCGCTGAACGCCCGTAAACGCAGCAAGCGTATCGGCAATGCTTTCTGGATTTCGCTGATTGCCATCGGCTCCGGTGCCGGATTGACGTTAACCATTCTGGTACTGAGCGGCGCTATCGCTTTTGTGCCGATGCAGGTGATTCCGGTATCCGGGATGATTGCCGGTAACGCGATGGTGGCGGTCGGGCTTTGTTACACCCAGCTGAATCAGCGCTTTGCCGATAACCGCCAGAAGATTGAAGAGATGCTGAGCCTCGGCGCTTCGGTGAAACTTGCCTCCTCTGCGCTGGTGCGCGACAGCATTCGCGCCTCGATGATCCCAACGGTGGATGCGGCAAAAACCGTTGGTCTGGTCAGCCTGCCGGGAATGATGTCAGGGCTGATTTTCGCCGGTATCGATCCGATGCAGGCGATCAAATATCAGATTATGGTGACCTTTATGCTGCTTGGCACCGCGGCGTTTTCAACCATTATCGCTGCCTCGCTCGGCTACCGGCGCTTTTACAACGCACGCGCTCAGCTACGGGATTAA
- a CDS encoding MFS transporter codes for MDSTSALSNAQLNRRILSVIIFTFFCYLSVGLPLAVLPGFVHNQLGYGSFMAGLIISVQYFATLVSRPQSGRLADALGPKKVVMLGMSCCGLSGLLTVLAGLAAATPWLSLLLLAVGRVFLGVGESFSSTGATLWGMNIVGSAQTARVISWNGVATYLAMAVGAPAGVALNTLMGIHGFAILVTLMGLVGLILASRKPPVSVALGVRIPFHRVASRVWTYGLGLGLGTIGFGMIATFITLYFASRQWQGAAYALSLFSIAFVVIRLIFSRTITRYGGLPVSVCSFAVECAGLLLIWQANSPWLVDMGALLTGAGFSLIFPALGVEAVKQVAVQNQGAALGTYSAFLDLALGITGPLAGILINHAGMQTIWPAAALMVLLALLLTLHLWLRTRRYSASSSA; via the coding sequence ATGGATTCGACATCTGCTTTAAGTAATGCGCAGCTGAACCGGCGCATCCTTTCCGTAATTATCTTCACTTTTTTCTGCTATCTCTCGGTTGGTTTGCCATTGGCGGTGCTGCCCGGGTTCGTACATAACCAGCTGGGCTACGGTTCGTTTATGGCGGGCCTGATTATCAGCGTGCAATATTTCGCGACGCTGGTGAGCCGTCCACAGTCGGGGCGACTGGCCGATGCGTTAGGGCCAAAAAAAGTGGTAATGCTGGGCATGAGCTGCTGTGGCCTGAGTGGATTGTTGACGGTGCTGGCCGGGCTGGCGGCGGCAACGCCCTGGCTAAGCCTGCTGCTGCTGGCGGTGGGCCGCGTGTTTCTTGGCGTGGGAGAGAGTTTCAGCAGCACCGGAGCCACGCTGTGGGGAATGAATATTGTCGGCAGCGCGCAGACGGCGCGCGTGATCTCCTGGAATGGCGTTGCTACCTATCTGGCGATGGCGGTGGGCGCGCCCGCTGGCGTGGCGCTGAATACGCTGATGGGCATTCACGGTTTCGCCATTCTGGTCACGCTGATGGGGCTTGTCGGTCTGATACTGGCGAGCCGCAAGCCGCCGGTTAGCGTCGCGCTCGGCGTGCGCATTCCGTTTCACCGCGTGGCATCCAGAGTCTGGACTTACGGTTTGGGTCTGGGGTTGGGCACCATTGGCTTTGGCATGATCGCGACATTTATCACGCTCTACTTTGCCAGCCGCCAGTGGCAGGGTGCTGCTTACGCGCTCAGCCTGTTCAGCATCGCCTTTGTGGTGATACGTCTGATCTTCAGTCGTACCATTACGCGCTATGGCGGACTGCCGGTTTCGGTCTGCTCTTTCGCCGTGGAGTGCGCAGGATTGCTGCTGATCTGGCAGGCAAATTCGCCCTGGCTGGTGGATATGGGTGCGTTGCTGACCGGTGCGGGATTTTCGCTGATTTTCCCGGCACTGGGCGTGGAGGCGGTAAAACAGGTAGCTGTGCAGAATCAGGGGGCCGCGCTCGGCACCTATTCCGCCTTTCTTGACCTGGCGTTAGGGATAACCGGCCCGCTGGCCGGGATACTAATTAATCATGCGGGCATGCAGACCATCTGGCCCGCCGCTGCGTTGATGGTGTTGCTGGCGCTGCTGTTGACGCTGCATCTCTGGCTGCGTACGCGGCGCTACAGCGCCAGCAGCAGCGCATAG
- a CDS encoding Yip1 family protein, whose amino-acid sequence MNHVWGLLAHPDREMRNIRGENESVSHHYTHHVLLMAAIPVVCSLIGTTQLGWHLGGGRTVPLDFTTGLMLAVLFYLLILGGVAVMGRVIYWMARDYPQRPGLARCTVFAGYVATPLFISGVIALYPLVWLCVLAGALALLYTGYLLYIGIPQLLNIDREESLRFSGSTLAIGILLFEVLLALTVLLWGYGYRLG is encoded by the coding sequence ATGAACCATGTCTGGGGTCTTCTGGCGCATCCCGATCGGGAGATGCGTAATATCAGAGGGGAAAACGAAAGCGTTTCCCATCACTATACCCACCACGTGCTGCTGATGGCGGCAATTCCGGTGGTTTGCTCATTGATCGGCACCACGCAGCTCGGCTGGCATCTGGGCGGCGGGCGTACCGTGCCGCTGGATTTCACCACCGGATTGATGCTGGCGGTACTGTTCTACCTGCTGATTTTAGGTGGCGTGGCGGTAATGGGGCGGGTGATCTACTGGATGGCGCGTGACTACCCGCAGCGTCCCGGCCTGGCTCGTTGTACGGTGTTTGCGGGCTATGTCGCAACGCCGCTGTTTATCAGCGGTGTGATTGCGCTTTATCCGCTGGTCTGGCTGTGTGTGCTTGCTGGCGCGCTGGCGCTGCTCTATACCGGCTATCTGCTGTATATCGGTATACCGCAGCTGTTAAATATCGATCGCGAAGAGAGCCTGCGCTTCTCTGGTTCTACGCTGGCGATCGGTATTTTGCTGTTTGAAGTTCTGCTGGCGCTAACGGTGCTGCTGTGGGGCTATGGTTATCGGTTAGGCTAA
- a CDS encoding inorganic phosphate transporter produces the protein MSDHSLFTRYATRFPALYTPQSGRQRLARIMLMLLLIISLAWMMTQLSPEIRFATGDSLPFSTALLLFGSFLLALGFIFINGMHDTANAVTTVIYTGTLSPARAVLISAVANMLGVLLASGVVAWSVMSLLPPEGLMTLDSRHGYALAYALLLSAIGWNFASWYMAIPSSSSHALLGAMLGVGCASSLLNEGEVLSGIDWHQAARAGWALLLSPLLGFLAAGLLLRLMTALLPASRTPGTRPPRWLRGMLMLTSSGVSFAHGANDGQKGMGLIMVILLIALPGAFALNRTLPESELASLTRLTAQTQAQLPSQALLTPAEAQTTLERYQQRREKHRDETLAALGVMAGALHQQLSTPTQLNALTPDERIALRLRMSLTASTVRQLLQEKASLPPGQRALLSELTTQLNHAGKMIPWWVKVVTALTLALGTLTGWQRIAITIGERTGKAPLSPMQGASSELVTMTTLGIAEPFGLPISTTQVLTCGVAGSMTANRSPLHSATLKRMGLVWLLTLPVCALLSALLYALLLAL, from the coding sequence ATGAGTGACCATAGCCTGTTTACCCGTTACGCTACACGCTTTCCTGCGCTTTATACGCCGCAATCGGGCAGGCAACGGCTGGCGCGCATAATGTTAATGCTGTTGCTGATAATCAGCCTTGCCTGGATGATGACGCAGCTCTCCCCGGAAATTCGTTTCGCCACTGGCGACAGCCTGCCCTTTTCTACCGCCCTGTTGCTTTTCGGCTCCTTCCTGCTGGCGTTGGGCTTTATCTTTATTAACGGCATGCACGATACCGCGAATGCGGTAACCACGGTTATCTATACCGGTACGCTCTCGCCAGCGCGTGCGGTACTGATCTCCGCCGTTGCCAATATGCTTGGCGTCCTGCTGGCAAGCGGCGTGGTCGCCTGGAGCGTAATGTCACTGCTGCCGCCTGAAGGGTTGATGACGCTGGATTCGCGTCATGGCTATGCGCTGGCGTATGCACTGCTGCTATCGGCTATTGGCTGGAATTTTGCCAGCTGGTACATGGCGATTCCTTCCTCCTCTTCCCATGCGCTACTGGGTGCCATGCTGGGCGTTGGCTGCGCCAGTAGCCTGCTGAATGAGGGAGAGGTGCTAAGCGGTATCGACTGGCATCAGGCGGCCAGAGCTGGCTGGGCGCTGCTGCTTTCGCCGCTGCTGGGCTTTCTTGCCGCTGGCCTGCTGCTGCGGCTAATGACGGCGCTACTGCCCGCCTCCCGCACGCCTGGAACACGCCCGCCGCGCTGGCTGCGTGGAATGCTGATGCTGACCAGCAGCGGCGTCTCCTTTGCGCACGGCGCTAACGATGGGCAGAAAGGGATGGGCCTGATAATGGTGATCCTGCTGATCGCCCTGCCGGGCGCTTTTGCCCTGAATCGTACGCTGCCGGAAAGCGAGCTTGCCAGCCTGACGCGGCTGACGGCGCAAACGCAGGCGCAGCTGCCGTCGCAGGCTCTTCTTACACCGGCTGAAGCGCAGACAACACTGGAACGCTATCAGCAGCGCCGGGAGAAACATCGCGATGAGACGCTGGCGGCGCTTGGCGTGATGGCGGGCGCACTACACCAGCAGTTAAGTACCCCAACGCAGCTTAACGCGCTGACGCCTGACGAACGCATCGCACTGCGTCTGCGTATGTCGCTTACTGCCAGCACGGTGCGTCAGCTGCTACAGGAAAAGGCATCGCTGCCGCCCGGTCAACGGGCGCTGCTAAGCGAACTGACTACGCAGCTCAATCATGCCGGTAAAATGATTCCCTGGTGGGTAAAAGTCGTCACGGCGCTGACGCTGGCTTTGGGCACGCTAACCGGCTGGCAGCGTATCGCTATTACCATCGGCGAGCGCACCGGAAAAGCGCCGCTCAGCCCAATGCAGGGTGCCAGCAGCGAGCTGGTGACGATGACCACGCTGGGCATCGCGGAGCCGTTTGGCCTGCCGATCTCCACCACTCAGGTACTGACCTGCGGCGTGGCGGGCAGCATGACAGCGAACCGCAGCCCGCTGCACAGCGCAACGCTAAAGCGCATGGGGCTGGTCTGGCTACTGACGTTGCCGGTCTGCGCGCTGCTGTCAGCTCTGCTCTATGCGCTGCTGCTGGCGCTGTAG
- the dusC gene encoding tRNA dihydrouridine(16) synthase DusC, which translates to MRVLLAPMEGVLDSLVRELLTSVNDYDLCITEFLRVVDQLLPVKSFLRLCPELQQQSRTSSGTRVRVQLLGQHPQWLAENAARAVELGSWGVDLNCGCPSKLVNGSGGGATLLKDPELIYQGAKAMREAVPSHLPVTVKVRLGWDSGERRFEIADAVQRAGASELVVHGRTKEEGYRAECINWQAIGEIRQRLRIPVIANGEIWDWQSAQQCMAVTGCDAVMIGRGALNVPNLSRVVKYNEPPMPWPEVMALLHRYTRLEKQGDTGMYHVARIKQWLGYLRKAYPQADKLFTTVRTLKTSPDIAAAIDRHCEQVVA; encoded by the coding sequence ATGCGGGTGTTACTGGCGCCGATGGAAGGCGTGCTCGATTCGCTGGTGCGCGAATTACTGACGTCGGTAAATGATTACGATCTCTGCATCACCGAGTTTCTGCGCGTGGTGGATCAGCTGCTGCCGGTAAAATCGTTTCTGCGCCTTTGTCCTGAGCTACAGCAGCAGAGCCGCACCTCGTCCGGTACGCGGGTGCGGGTGCAGCTGCTGGGCCAGCATCCGCAGTGGCTGGCGGAAAACGCCGCGCGCGCGGTTGAACTCGGCTCCTGGGGTGTCGATCTCAACTGTGGCTGCCCCTCGAAGCTGGTTAACGGTAGCGGTGGCGGTGCCACGCTGCTGAAAGATCCGGAGTTAATCTATCAGGGGGCAAAAGCGATGCGTGAAGCAGTACCGTCGCATCTGCCGGTCACGGTAAAGGTGCGTCTCGGCTGGGATTCCGGTGAGAGGCGCTTTGAAATCGCCGATGCGGTGCAGCGGGCAGGGGCCAGCGAGCTGGTGGTGCATGGACGTACTAAAGAGGAAGGCTACCGCGCCGAGTGCATTAACTGGCAGGCAATTGGTGAAATCCGCCAGCGTCTGCGGATTCCGGTGATCGCTAACGGTGAAATCTGGGACTGGCAGAGCGCGCAGCAGTGTATGGCGGTAACCGGCTGTGACGCGGTAATGATCGGGCGCGGCGCGCTGAATGTACCCAACCTCAGCCGGGTAGTGAAATACAATGAACCGCCGATGCCGTGGCCGGAGGTGATGGCGCTATTGCATCGCTATACCCGGCTGGAAAAGCAGGGTGATACCGGCATGTATCACGTGGCACGCATCAAGCAGTGGCTGGGTTACCTGCGCAAAGCTTATCCGCAGGCGGATAAGCTTTTCACCACCGTGCGCACGCTGAAAACCTCGCCCGATATTGCGGCAGCGATCGATCGTCACTGTGAACAGGTGGTGGCGTAG
- the fetA gene encoding iron efflux ABC transporter ATP-binding subunit FetA, with the protein MSTETPLLAVRDVSYRLAEKDLLAPLSFTLQAQEFAWLAGPSGSGKTTLMKIIASLLSPSAGSVRFRGDDIASLPPERYRRQVSYCFQTPQLFGETVYDNLAFPWQIRQQQPDREALLADLARLNLPPELLEKAIGGLSGGERQRVALLRNLQFPPALLLLDEVTSALDADNKTLVKQLIQQTAQRHAMSVLWISHDAQEIGDGARVISLSPGMEAA; encoded by the coding sequence ATGTCCACGGAGACTCCACTGCTGGCAGTGCGCGACGTCAGCTATCGGCTGGCGGAAAAAGATCTGCTGGCCCCTCTCTCTTTTACCCTACAGGCGCAGGAATTCGCCTGGCTGGCTGGCCCCTCTGGCAGCGGTAAAACTACCCTGATGAAAATTATCGCGTCACTGCTGTCGCCGAGTGCGGGTAGCGTGCGGTTTCGCGGCGACGATATAGCCAGCCTGCCGCCGGAACGCTATCGCCGCCAGGTTTCTTACTGTTTTCAGACGCCCCAGCTGTTTGGCGAAACCGTTTACGATAACCTGGCGTTTCCCTGGCAAATTCGCCAGCAGCAGCCTGACAGAGAGGCGCTACTGGCGGATCTGGCGCGGCTGAATCTGCCGCCTGAGCTGCTGGAAAAAGCGATTGGCGGGTTGTCCGGCGGCGAACGTCAGCGGGTGGCGCTGCTACGCAATTTGCAGTTTCCGCCCGCGCTGCTGCTGCTGGATGAGGTCACCAGCGCGCTGGATGCGGATAACAAAACGTTGGTTAAGCAGCTGATTCAGCAGACCGCCCAGCGCCACGCGATGAGCGTGCTATGGATCAGCCACGACGCGCAGGAAATCGGTGACGGCGCGCGCGTTATCTCTCTTTCTCCCGGCATGGAAGCAGCATAA
- a CDS encoding DedA family protein, protein MHFDINQLIEQYGYLAVVIGCIAEGETFALLGGVIAHEKLLRYSGVVLAVMLGGFLGDQLLFYIGRRFGSRILRRFKKHQGKLKRANRMIRRYPVLFIIGVRFMYGFRLIGPIIIGASRLNPVKFLIFNAIGAFIWALVFVTLGYFAGEVVAPWLHRLDHHLKHLLWLALAVLFVVLLRLAFRRWTRRHES, encoded by the coding sequence TTGCATTTCGATATCAACCAATTAATTGAGCAATATGGCTATCTGGCGGTAGTGATTGGCTGTATTGCCGAAGGGGAAACTTTTGCGTTGCTGGGCGGCGTCATCGCCCATGAAAAATTATTGCGCTACAGCGGCGTGGTGCTGGCGGTAATGCTCGGCGGCTTTTTAGGGGATCAGCTGCTGTTTTATATTGGACGTCGCTTCGGCTCACGTATTCTGCGCCGCTTTAAAAAACATCAGGGCAAACTGAAGCGCGCCAACCGCATGATTCGCCGCTATCCGGTGCTGTTTATTATTGGCGTACGCTTTATGTACGGCTTTCGCCTTATCGGTCCGATTATTATCGGTGCCAGCCGCCTCAACCCGGTTAAGTTTTTGATATTCAACGCCATTGGTGCCTTTATCTGGGCGCTGGTGTTCGTTACGCTCGGCTACTTTGCCGGAGAGGTGGTTGCACCCTGGCTGCACCGCCTTGATCACCATCTGAAACACCTGCTGTGGCTGGCGCTGGCAGTGCTGTTCGTTGTCCTGCTGCGTCTGGCGTTCCGCCGCTGGACGCGGCGGCATGAAAGTTAA
- the pbpG gene encoding D-alanyl-D-alanine endopeptidase, giving the protein MPAKFRYSLLSLAFLFSAQGLTGQVLAASPLSTSAPLSQPQIASGSAMIVDLDTNKVLYASHPDRIRPIASITKLMTAMVVLDAHQPLDEMLNIDISQTPEMRGVFSRVRLKSTISRKNMLLLALMSSENRAAASLAHHYPGGYDAFIRAMNAKARALGMTHTRYVEPTGLSIHNVSTARDLTKLLIATKHYPLLGQLSTTHEQMARFSNPDYTLPFRNTNHLVYKPDWNIQLTKTGFTNQAGHCLVMRTVIKQRPVALVVLDAFGKYTHFADANRLRSWLETGKSAPVPAAALAYKKQKSAQTASNASPAEEAVE; this is encoded by the coding sequence ATGCCCGCAAAATTTCGTTATTCATTGCTGAGTCTGGCTTTCCTTTTTTCCGCGCAGGGCCTGACCGGTCAGGTGCTGGCCGCGTCGCCGCTAAGCACATCCGCGCCGCTCTCCCAGCCGCAGATCGCTTCCGGCAGCGCGATGATCGTCGATTTAGATACCAATAAAGTGCTTTACGCCAGTCATCCCGATCGCATCAGGCCTATAGCGTCGATCACCAAGCTGATGACGGCGATGGTGGTGCTGGATGCACATCAGCCGCTGGATGAGATGCTAAATATCGATATCAGCCAGACGCCGGAAATGCGCGGCGTTTTCTCCCGCGTGCGCTTAAAAAGCACTATTAGCCGAAAAAATATGCTGCTGCTGGCGTTGATGTCCTCAGAAAACCGTGCCGCCGCCAGCCTGGCGCATCACTATCCCGGCGGCTACGACGCCTTTATCCGCGCAATGAATGCCAAAGCGCGCGCGCTGGGCATGACGCATACCCGCTACGTTGAGCCAACCGGCCTGTCGATTCATAACGTCTCTACCGCGCGCGATCTGACAAAGCTATTGATCGCCACTAAACATTATCCGCTGCTCGGACAGCTCAGCACCACCCATGAGCAGATGGCGCGATTCAGCAATCCTGACTACACGCTGCCTTTCCGCAACACCAACCATCTGGTCTATAAGCCGGACTGGAATATTCAGCTGACAAAAACCGGTTTTACCAATCAGGCGGGCCACTGCCTGGTGATGCGCACGGTGATTAAACAGCGCCCGGTAGCGCTGGTTGTGCTGGATGCCTTCGGCAAATATACCCATTTTGCCGATGCCAATCGCCTGCGTAGCTGGCTGGAAACCGGTAAATCCGCACCGGTACCGGCGGCGGCACTGGCCTATAAAAAACAAAAATCGGCGCAAACCGCCAGCAACGCCAGCCCTGCTGAAGAGGCGGTTGAATAA
- a CDS encoding L,D-transpeptidase family protein has protein sequence MKKSIRAIASLAVALVAFSQQALAVVYPLPPANSRLVGENIEITIPQDSKLPLEAFAAQYQMGLSNMLEANPGVDVYLPQPGTKLIIPQQLILPDAPREGIVVNSAEMRLYYYPKGTNTVVVLPIGIGELGKDTPVNWTTTVQRKKAGPTWTPTKKMHEEYAARGETLPEVFPAGPDNPMGLYALYIGRLYAIHGTNANFGVGLRVSHGCVRLRADDIKWLFDNVPVGTRVQFIDQPVKATVEPDGSRYVEIHNPLSTTEEQFKSHAPVPITLTPAVSKIMSDASVNQTVIDQALKLRSGMPVKINGVADAVPQQPEGVQPQPVMPQSAESTAPAQAPISVAQPAAPTEPDDATTPDVNGEDDESEVSDYSGS, from the coding sequence ATGAAAAAAAGCATTCGCGCAATCGCTTCACTTGCAGTGGCACTGGTGGCATTTAGCCAACAGGCGCTGGCCGTGGTCTATCCCCTGCCACCGGCCAACAGCCGCCTCGTAGGTGAAAACATCGAAATTACCATCCCGCAGGACAGCAAACTTCCTCTGGAAGCCTTTGCTGCGCAGTATCAAATGGGCCTGAGCAATATGCTTGAAGCCAACCCTGGCGTGGATGTTTATCTGCCGCAGCCGGGAACAAAACTGATCATTCCTCAGCAGCTGATCCTGCCTGATGCGCCGCGCGAAGGTATCGTGGTCAACAGCGCGGAGATGCGCCTGTATTACTATCCGAAAGGCACTAACACCGTGGTGGTGCTGCCGATCGGTATCGGTGAACTGGGCAAGGATACGCCGGTAAACTGGACAACCACCGTCCAGCGTAAAAAAGCGGGCCCAACCTGGACGCCGACCAAAAAAATGCATGAAGAGTATGCCGCTCGTGGTGAAACGCTGCCGGAAGTGTTCCCGGCGGGTCCGGATAACCCGATGGGGCTGTATGCACTCTATATTGGTCGCCTGTATGCTATTCACGGCACCAACGCTAACTTTGGCGTAGGCCTGCGCGTCAGCCACGGCTGCGTACGCCTGCGCGCCGACGATATCAAATGGCTGTTTGATAACGTGCCGGTTGGTACACGCGTGCAGTTTATCGATCAGCCGGTGAAGGCGACGGTGGAGCCGGACGGCTCGCGTTACGTCGAGATCCATAATCCGCTTTCTACCACCGAGGAGCAGTTTAAATCTCACGCGCCGGTGCCGATTACCCTGACGCCAGCGGTAAGCAAAATCATGTCTGACGCCAGCGTTAACCAGACAGTAATCGACCAGGCGCTGAAGCTGCGCTCCGGTATGCCGGTGAAAATCAACGGCGTTGCCGATGCCGTGCCGCAGCAGCCGGAAGGCGTTCAGCCTCAGCCGGTTATGCCGCAGAGCGCTGAAAGTACCGCGCCAGCACAGGCCCCGATCAGCGTGGCCCAGCCCGCAGCGCCGACTGAGCCAGACGATGCGACGACGCCGGATGTTAACGGTGAAGACGACGAGTCTGAAGTCAGCGACTACAGCGGTTCCTGA
- a CDS encoding glycoside hydrolase family 15 protein has protein sequence MAQVKRPIDNHGVIGDLRTCALVADDGAIDYFCWPNLDSPSVFSALLDSDEAGIFSLTPEWQDYRRQQLYLPDTNILQTRWLAAEGVAEITDYMPVCEQEDTRPRIIRRLKMVRGEARFHLRCAPVHDYARAATQVCLQNDAALFCAEGQPDLRLTATVPLSLDRQAAVASFCLRAGEHAEFIFGSAQDEHLDNLQTDICFQETLHYWRSWCRKSNWRGRWQEMVKRSSLTLKLLTSWQHGSIAAAATFGLPETAGGERNWDYRASWIRDASFSVYALMRLGYVDEAKRFTHWVGRCMENSHQDPARLQVMYRLDSGTELHESELLHLSGYDDSRPVRIGNDAWRQTQLDIYGELMDAVYLANKYGEAISERGWRNVCSTINYLCDHWQEPDAGIWEMRGEPQHFLHSRLMCWVAVDRALRLGIKRSLPMPSDRWDKARSAIREDIWQNFWNPQLGHFTATRHGTSLDASMLLMPLVRFVGATDPDWLATLDAISEKLVRDGMVWRYNREETPADALQGREGAFVACSFWYVECLARAGRVEEAHFEFEKLLSYANPLGLYAEEFDFHGFALGNFPQALSHLALISAAFFLNRKLDGEDPQWQP, from the coding sequence ATGGCACAGGTAAAACGACCTATCGATAATCATGGCGTTATTGGCGATCTGCGCACCTGCGCGCTGGTGGCGGACGATGGTGCCATCGACTATTTCTGCTGGCCCAATCTTGACAGCCCGTCGGTATTCAGCGCCCTGCTCGACAGCGACGAGGCGGGCATTTTCAGCCTGACACCGGAATGGCAGGATTACCGACGCCAGCAGCTTTATCTGCCCGATACCAATATTTTGCAAACGCGCTGGCTCGCCGCCGAAGGCGTGGCGGAAATCACCGATTACATGCCGGTTTGCGAACAGGAAGATACCCGTCCACGCATTATCCGGCGGCTGAAAATGGTGCGCGGCGAGGCGCGTTTTCATCTGCGCTGTGCGCCGGTGCATGACTATGCGCGCGCCGCTACCCAGGTTTGCTTACAGAATGATGCGGCGCTGTTTTGCGCCGAGGGCCAGCCCGATCTACGCCTGACCGCCACCGTTCCCTTGTCGCTCGATCGCCAGGCGGCGGTAGCCAGCTTTTGCCTGCGTGCCGGAGAACATGCGGAATTTATTTTCGGCAGCGCACAGGATGAGCACCTCGACAATTTGCAAACCGATATCTGTTTTCAGGAAACGCTGCACTACTGGCGTAGCTGGTGCCGGAAGAGCAACTGGCGCGGGCGCTGGCAGGAGATGGTAAAGCGATCTTCTCTGACGCTGAAGCTGCTGACGTCGTGGCAGCATGGTTCTATTGCCGCTGCCGCCACGTTCGGTTTGCCCGAAACAGCAGGCGGCGAGCGCAACTGGGACTATCGCGCCTCCTGGATTCGTGACGCTTCATTTAGCGTCTATGCGCTGATGCGCCTCGGCTACGTTGATGAAGCAAAACGCTTTACCCACTGGGTGGGGCGCTGCATGGAGAACAGCCATCAGGATCCGGCGCGGCTTCAGGTCATGTATCGCCTTGATAGCGGCACCGAACTGCATGAAAGCGAACTGCTGCATCTTTCCGGCTACGACGATTCACGCCCGGTACGTATCGGTAACGATGCCTGGCGTCAAACGCAGCTGGATATCTACGGCGAACTGATGGATGCGGTTTACCTTGCCAATAAGTATGGTGAAGCGATCTCCGAACGCGGCTGGCGCAACGTGTGCAGCACCATCAACTACCTGTGCGATCACTGGCAGGAGCCAGACGCCGGGATCTGGGAGATGCGCGGTGAGCCGCAGCATTTTCTTCACTCGCGGCTGATGTGCTGGGTGGCGGTCGATCGCGCGCTGCGCCTCGGCATTAAACGCTCGCTGCCGATGCCTTCTGACCGCTGGGACAAAGCACGTAGCGCCATCCGCGAGGATATCTGGCAAAATTTCTGGAATCCGCAGCTGGGTCATTTTACCGCTACGCGCCACGGCACCTCGCTGGACGCTTCCATGCTGCTGATGCCGCTGGTGCGTTTTGTCGGCGCGACCGATCCTGACTGGCTGGCAACGCTGGACGCCATCAGCGAGAAGCTGGTCCGCGACGGCATGGTATGGCGCTACAATCGTGAAGAGACGCCAGCCGATGCCCTTCAGGGGCGTGAAGGTGCTTTCGTCGCCTGCTCGTTCTGGTACGTAGAATGCCTGGCACGCGCCGGACGGGTGGAAGAAGCGCACTTTGAGTTTGAAAAGCTGCTGAGCTACGCCAACCCACTGGGCCTGTATGCCGAGGAGTTTGATTTTCACGGTTTCGCGCTGGGCAACTTCCCCCAGGCGCTCAGCCATCTGGCGTTAATCAGTGCCGCTTTTTTCCTGAATCGCAAGCTGGACGGTGAAGATCCACAGTGGCAGCCCTGA